gagattcatgtgtcaacttagccaggtgaaggtgtctagttatattgctgtggacatgaaccaaagGCATGTGAACATCATgtgttgctgatcacatctgcagttggctgggaggcatgcctgctgcaatgaatgatgtttgatttaattggctggtgcttaaatgagaaagctaaaCATAGCATAGCCAAAGCAGCTCATCAACCTCACcttggcacttgcagctcagcccaagcctttagagatgcagaaagacatcatcccagggaaagctgttggaaccacaggcctggggagaaggccagcagagatcaccttgtgccttcccacataagaaagaacctcagttgaaagtcagctgcctttcctctgaagaactatacattcactaaataaatccccttttattgaaagccaattcatctctgatgtgttgcattccggcagctagcaaaccagaccaatgcttttctaggaaattgttcatttcatctaccttgtctagtttattagcataaagttgctcataatgtcctctcattacctcctttatttctgtgggttcagtggttatgtctcctcttccaaatctgattttatttgcatcctctctctttttctttttgtaaatcttgCTAATtatccatcaatttttttttattaaaggtttttttttttaatttttttaattttttacatgggcaggcactgggaaccaaacccgggtcctctggcatggcaggcaagcactcttgcctgctgagccactgtggcctgccctatccatcaattttattgattttctcaaagaatgaacttctggttttgttgatttcctcaattgtattccatttcatttatttgtgctctaaccttcattatttccttccttttgcttgcttgggggttagtttcctgttctttctctagttctcccaagtgaacagttaattcctcaatttttgctgtttcttcttttctgatataggcacttaaggcaataaatttccctcttatcaatgcctttgctgcaccccattaattttgatatgttgtcttttccttttcttctgtgttttctcttgtaatttttttttgacccactggctttttaaagattttgttgtttagcctccatattaTTTGTGAATGTTGTAGCCTCTGGCTGCTATTGATTTACAACAGCATTCCATTTTAATCCCAGgaagtgctttgtatgatttcagttcttttaaatttgttgagactggCTTTGTGAaacagcgtatggtctatctttgagagtgatccatgagcacttgagacaTGTATGGTCtcaaggtgtatcctgctgttgtggggtgtaatgtttggTAAATGTCtctatcatattattcaaaatctctgtttccttattgatcctctgcgtAGAGGTTCTATCCATCAATAAAAGCAGGGAATCGAattctctaactattatggtagatgtatctatttctcttctcagtgtttgtttcatgtattttggagcactctggctcagtgcatatttatgaatgttacgttttcttgttgaattgttccttttattaatacatagtgtccttttgactcctttaattattttacatttgaagtctaatttgtcagatattcgtatagctactcctgctcttttctgattgttgtttgcaggaaatatcttttcccaacatttcacttttgctttcaacctatttttttgtgcttgggtctaaaatgagtctcctgtagacagtatgTAGACAgtagtatgttttttaatccattctgccagtctatgtttttttacttgggactttaatccattaacacttagtgttattactgtaaggacagtactttcttctacctttttttcttttggatcgtatgtcatatctaatgtttttcctctttttacctttactgaatgtcttcatttctacactattctccagaACTCTCACTCCTGACTTTTCCTCTCTGCCTGtaatgctccctttattatttcttgcagagtgggtctcttggtcacaaattctttgtctgaaaatatttcaatctcctcgtttttgaaggacaatttggtgggtatagaattcttggttggcactgtttctcttttagaatcttaattaaatcataccactaccttctcacctccatttctgatgagaaaaccacacaaagtcttattgggcttcccttgtatgtgatggattgcttttctcttgctgctttcaaattctctctttctctttgacatctggcaatatgattagtaagtatcttggagtacatctatttggatctattctgtttggagtacactgtacttcttggagctgtaattttatgtctttcataagaaatgggaaattttcagtgataatttcctccattagtctttctcctccttttcccttctcctctgctcctgggacacccacaacatgtatattcatgtgcttcctgttgtcattcaattccctgagtccctgctcctatttttccattttttcccctatattttcttttgtgcatcagaTTTCAGTTGACTATTCCTCTAGTTCATTgatcctttctcctgcctcttcaaatctgttgtaggtttccattgccttttttcatcttttctattgtaaTTTTCATACCCAAAAGTTCTGAGATTTGCTTTTTCaaagtttatatttctttttttatgttcacccaatatcTGCTTTATATTcttcttcaattcattgatttgattttttaattaatttatttatttttaaaacatatcaacatacaaacatgaacgttcttaccatatgatcattccattcttgatatacaatcaataactcacaatatcatcacatagttgtatattcatcatcatgatcattaattagaacatttgcatcaattcagaaaaagaaataaaaaagaaaaaaattcatacacaatataccccttatccctccctttcattgatcactagcgtttcaatctactaaatttattttaacatctgttctccctattatttatttatttttaatctgtatgctttactcatctctccataccatagataaaagggagcatcagacacaaggttttcacaatcacagagtcccATTGCAAAAACTAAaccattataaaatcatcttcaagaaacatggctactggaacacagctccacatctacaggcacttccctccagcctctccattacactttaactaaaaaggtgatacctatttaatgtgtaagaataacctccaggataacctctcaactctgtttggaatctctcagccattgacattttattttgtctcattttgctcttccccctttcggtggagaagattttctcaatcccttgatgctgagtcagctcattctaggatttctgtcccatgttgccaggaaggtccacacccctgggagtcatgtccattgtagagagggggagggcagtgagtttgcttgttgtattgactgagagagaggacacatctaagcaacaaaaggtgacccttaagcctaattttaagtaggcttgacctatcctttgtggggttaactttcatatgaacaaaccccaagattgagggctcagcatattgctttggttgtccctccTGCTTGTGAGTaattcaggaattctccacatgggaaaattgaattttccccctttctcaccattcccccaaggtactttgcaagtacttttttattcactgttcaaatcactctggaatttatcagggcatcactctgaacaaacctacaagatCTTACACCCTActcaagttccatgtacttaaagtgttcaattaaactgcccacataagttatattaagaaatgcaccagtcaaaatataaattttgtaccaaataaacattttttgctttagtctcacacataagttaaagttttaaaatatgaattgcactctattttcaacaacctgcagtactgacattccattgttcttcctcatgcaaaaacattttaaaaattttacatttagtcactatcattatacactctaggcattcctagattaaccatctcagtctttatcgtccaTCTTTCCTTCCGATTGCATTTgtaccccagccctcctccctctgtcattctcacattcagcttcattcagtgttctaactttattgtattacagttaggtagtactctgctatccatttctgagtttttacattcagtcctgttgcacagtctgtaccccttcagtTCCGATTCCTAatagttgatttgattttttatgaggttttccacatCCGTTAAAGCctcttgaattagttgtttcaattcctgtatctcatatgAATTTTGggtttgttccattgactgggccatatcttcggtTTTCCTAGGATGACTCATtatattttgctggtgtctaggcatttgatttccttatttattctgcagagtttttattttctcttttccctagggttttcttgttgcatggctttattttctgttgttctttggcattcagttcaacttattctagacctctagcatgggttttgtttaattgatcagaatttttcagttttgtttttctgtttcatgccttgcctatatggaacttttttttggaggagggtctcctcagatatttttgaccccagtcagatttttccagaccagagagCCCCACAACTCAGGAGGAGAGAGTTGCCGGCATCCCTTTTCCCTGATggagagacccagcaggttgtcagattttcctgtgaagccacTACAccctgcttttcctgtcctgcccaacATGTGGCACTCCTCTGCCCGCAGCTTCCCACTTCAACTTCAGCAGACACTCCCTGCCAGGGgcctggttgagacagaggtgagttAGTAagtgggctttgattgcttctgttttccatttccgggggtctgaattccctgaaCAAGGATTCCACGTGAGATGGCCCcactcccttttcttggggaagatacatccTTTAGGAAATTGTCCACCTGACAAGCTACTGTGTCTTTCAGACATTccttagttctgcccttgcctggggtagtgctggagcctgagagtggttccagttctatctaatgagctgttttgagagctaaaaaaaaaaaaaaagtggaaaagtgTTTTCAGAGCTGCACCCATGCTAGCCAGGATCGCCAATCAGGAGCTGGAGTTGGTAGGTGGCTCTCTCTGTCTCCAGGTTCCCTGTGCTCCCTTTTCTTAGGATCCAGccctttccagtattttgtgctggcCAACTCAAACAGCCTCTGTTTGTTTGTCTCTTTCCATCAGCCCAGCCCCCTCTCTATCAGGGCAAAACCCCATAGTCCCTTTAGTGCTTACTGCAGGTTTATCTGAGCTAgtggcctgttttcagtagtcagaatttgttgattaattctgcaattgtagcttggttgagctaaacccTTGCTGTTGGGAAAGACTGTTTCCTTCCCCCTGGGGAACCAACCTGCTgtacctgtgggggaggggtgccgcgCTCTGCGGCTCTGGGGACTCACGGTTGTGGGTGGGGTCTCAGccggtccacctggtccagactggggtatgctgtgcctTGATAAGCTTATTCTGGAATTCAGTTTCCCTCTGTTCTCTAGGATTCTGTGGTTGACTGGGGGcctgttaaggctcttctttggcATTGGTCCATCGGTATTTCCCAGCCACGACAGGCCCAGGGACCCTGCAAGGGGCGCAGAGGGATCCGCAGGTCCTGGGCAGAGGGTCAGGAGAGCAAAAAGCCCTTTATTCTTACAGATCACCGGGCTGCGCTTCCCGTGTTGTCCGGCAGATGCGACCTGGGGCTCCGTGCCCGCCGCGCTGCGTGGCCCCTACGGGCGGAGGGCGGGGCCCGCTGAGCCTTCCCTGCCGCTCTGGGTTCCGCGGCCGGCTGGGGCCCCCCTGAGCCCGGGCAGAGCCCTCCCGCAGCCGCCCTGCTGCCCCGACGGCGGGGTCGCGGGACGCTGCGGGCGGCATTTCTCACCGCCTCGGCCGCCCTCCCTCCGCTTCCCGGGCGGCCGCCCTCAGCTGCCCTGGACTCCGACGCCCCACGCGGCTGTTTTGGACAGTTTCTGCCCGGTTCCCGCTGCGTCGGGCAGAGCAGCGGTTCTACCTCTTTCTCCCCAAGTCCCACCGCTGCGCTCTCAGTACCCACTTCTGTGGCAGTCGGGATGAGCTTGCTCGTGCTGTGGACACAACCAGCCCGGATCGCAGTGGTCTGCAGGAAGGGCTTGTTTCGTGCTCGGGCTGCGACTCCAGAGGGCGCAGTGGTGGTGGGGCCTGGGTGCTGCACCCCCGGGGGCCCGGCCGGACAAGGGCGCGGGCACCTGCTTCCAGGATGGCGGCAGCCGGAGCAGGGGGCGGGGAGGACGACGCCCGCTCTCCGCGGCTCTGCCCAGAAGCGGCTCCATCGCTTCCCTGCTGCTCGGCGGCCAAGGCAAGGCCCGTGAGCATAGCCGAGTCAGGGACGACGGCGGGACCGGAGGCTGCAGCCCTTGGCGAGCAGCACAGTGCAGTCGCCATTCCGGTGGGCGCGCATCCAAGGCGCCCGGAGGCTCGCGGGAGGGGGGTCGGCGGGAGGCGAGAAGGCGTCAGAGCCTGCGGGCAGCCCAGAAGACTGAGGAGCAGCGTCTCCACGCAGGGACCCCCGGTGGGGGGGGGACTCGCCATCCATGccccgcccaccccccacccccgcatccCCTCGGCCACTGGCCTCCGAGGCTTTCCCGTTGTGTTCGACATCGTGGTCGCCTGATGGGGCTGCCCCAGGCCTCGGGAGCCCGGCTGTCCTTCCTGCGCGTCTTGGCTGCACTGTGCAAGAGGGCCTGGTGGCGCAGCTGCATCAGCACTCTCAGATGTCGTATATGAGCGGGGCACAGGGAGATGTCAGTGCCTAGGCCGGCCGGCCTTCCCCACCACCCACCACCGACCCAGGTCCACTCCCCTTTCTGCAGCCTCGGGGGTGGGAAAGGAAGCCCTGAGTCTGCCTGCGGTGGTGCCCACTTGTCCGAGGGACAACTGGGCCCTGTTACACCCACACTCACTCACACCCCACGACCTCAGTGTGCTGGGGACACTTCCTGGGGTGCTGGACAGCTGCCCGCCCTGACCACCCTGGTTTCAGTCCGAGGCACTCCCCCTCAGTCCAGTGGGGTTTGGGACCCATGAACAGACCCCGGTGGGGAGGCTCCCCTAGCCCAGCGCCCTCCCCCGGCCTTGCCTTCAGTGATTGGAGGCTCAGTATTTTGCTCCGCCTTACTCCATTTCTAGACGATTTCCAAACCAGCATTCAGCAGgaatcaagaaacagaaactccTGGGAAAAGGGAGGAGCCACTGAGCCCTGTCAAGTCCAGAGGAGTTGAGGCAGCGCAAACGGGTGAAGTCAATGTTAGCAGTCTATTGTATGAAATCCAGATTAGTTGAGATATTATCTTAACATATAAGCAACAAAAACTGCTACCAAAGAAGTACTTtgtatccttttttgtctctggGTTCCCACAATTCTGCCTTCGCTCTCTGCCGCGGGCACCTCCCAATCCGGGCTGCCCAGACGGGGGGGACCCTCAAAGGGGCGCCCGCGGCAGGGGAGGTGGAGCTCCGCTGGGGGCCGTGAATGTGGGGCCAGTGTGGGGTCCTGGCAGGACAGGGAGTTCTGAGGCGGGCTGGGGGCCAGCGTGGGGGAAACAGGGAGGGGAGAAGAAGGTCCCAGGGCCCCACACTGCGAAATGAGGAGGGCGGCGCCCATGAACAGACCCCGGTGGGGAGGCTCCCCTAGCCCAGCGCCCTCCCCCGGCCTTGCCTTCAGTGATTGGAGGCTCAGTATTTTGCTCCGCCTTACTCCATTTCTAGACGATTTCCAAACCAGCATTCAGCAGgaatcaagaaacagaaactccTGGGAAAAGGGAGGAGCCACTGAGCCCTGTCCCTGCGCGCTGCTGCTCTCCACATCTGCTGCAGTTTCCATCATGAGCCGCGCTTCCCAGACCCTCTTCACTCGCGCCAACACTGGCCTCCCCCCGTCCTACGAGGTGCTCAAGGAGGAGCACGAGGTGGCCGTGCTGGGGACCCCCGCCAGCTCTGCCCCTGCTGGGCCCACCATCATCAGCATCCAGGGCGAGACCAGCGTGCCGGACCACGTGGTCTGGTCCCTGTTCAACACGCTCTTCATGAACTTCTGCTGCCTGGGCTTCGCGGCCTTCGCCTACTCCGTGAAGGTGTGCGGGGGCGCGCGGGGGTGCGGTGCGGGGTGGAGGGTCCCGAGAGAGCTGCGGGGACGCGCCCGCGGGGGAATGGGGGAGCGGCTCACGGCCTCCTAGAGAAATGTGGAGCTCACCTTCAGTTTAGGGTctcccagaaagcaaaagggtCTCACAGGGACCTGGTGGCCTGGAGGGTGACTGGCTCTCAGCGGCCCCTGTCGGGGTTCCCTCACGTTCTGGCTCCCCCAGTCCAGGGACCGGAAGATGGTGGGTGACATCACGGGGGCTCAGAGCTACGCGTCCACTTCCAAGTGCCTGAACATCTGCGCCCTGGTCTTCAGCCTGCTCACGGCCATCGTGCTCATTATTCTCACGGTCACTGGCGCGCTCGTAGCCCACGGTGCTTTTCAACAGTATGGACAGGATCACGGAGGCTACTAGAAGCTGCCCTCCCCCCGTCTCAAGCCCGCACCATCCCCTGCTGACCCTGTGTCTGGGGTGCTGACCGGCCCCTACAAACCCCTTCTATACCAGCTTCTGGCACACTTGTCTGTGCCGCATGAACACAATAAAGCACTGCATGTCTCCTGTGTGGGATGTCTGCTGGGGGGGCAGTGCTGTGCGTCTCCTGCCTGGTCTGAGGCTGAG
This region of Tamandua tetradactyla isolate mTamTet1 chromosome 9, mTamTet1.pri, whole genome shotgun sequence genomic DNA includes:
- the LOC143646408 gene encoding interferon-induced transmembrane protein 3-like isoform X1, with the protein product MSVPRPAGLPHHPPPTQTISKPAFSRNQETETPGKREEPLSPVKSRGVEAAQTDDFQTSIQQESRNRNSWEKGGATEPCPCALLLSTSAAVSIMSRASQTLFTRANTGLPPSYEVLKEEHEVAVLGTPASSAPAGPTIISIQGETSVPDHVVWSLFNTLFMNFCCLGFAAFAYSVKSRDRKMVGDITGAQSYASTSKCLNICALVFSLLTAIVLIILTVTGALVAHGAFQQYGQDHGGY
- the LOC143646408 gene encoding interferon-induced transmembrane protein 3-like isoform X2, whose product is MLAVYYDFQTSIQQESRNRNSWEKGGATEPCPCALLLSTSAAVSIMSRASQTLFTRANTGLPPSYEVLKEEHEVAVLGTPASSAPAGPTIISIQGETSVPDHVVWSLFNTLFMNFCCLGFAAFAYSVKSRDRKMVGDITGAQSYASTSKCLNICALVFSLLTAIVLIILTVTGALVAHGAFQQYGQDHGGY
- the LOC143646408 gene encoding interferon-induced transmembrane protein 3-like isoform X3 → MSRASQTLFTRANTGLPPSYEVLKEEHEVAVLGTPASSAPAGPTIISIQGETSVPDHVVWSLFNTLFMNFCCLGFAAFAYSVKSRDRKMVGDITGAQSYASTSKCLNICALVFSLLTAIVLIILTVTGALVAHGAFQQYGQDHGGY